The following are from one region of the Dryobates pubescens isolate bDryPub1 unplaced genomic scaffold, bDryPub1.pri scaffold_82_arrow_ctg1, whole genome shotgun sequence genome:
- the LOC128899846 gene encoding gastrula zinc finger protein XlCGF8.2DB-like has product MASQKDPDKSWKEKQHPEIKFEKPKCSPKGDEEEKEEKMEEDAVKNDDYEVEDNDDDKGDLDEWEECMEKDEVRAGPSVSPKQLNQCLECGQSFPGGSEPVKHRCPQPGSRPFVCGDCGKSCGKRFRHMAHLRQHHLTHTNEKSFTCRDCGKSFKHSSTLTIHRRIHTGEKLFPCAECGKSFTTSTRLIRHQLIHSAEKPYSCADCGKSFTQKSFSRRDTLIGHRRTHTGEKSYTCADYGKSYTQTVTLNKHRCTHTREQPAL; this is encoded by the exons ATGGCCTCCCAGAAGGACCCAGACAAGAgctggaaggagaagcagcacccagagatcaAGTTTGAGAAGCCCAAGTGCAGTCCCAAGGGAGacgaggaggaaaaagaggagaagaTGGAGGAAGATGCTGTGAAGAATGATGACTATGAAGTGGAGGATAATGATGATGACAAAGGTGACCTGGATGAGTGGGAGGAATGTATGGAGAAGGATGAAGTCAGAGCAGGTCCCTCCGTGTCACCAAAACAGCTGAATCAGTGCCTtgagtgtgggcagagcttcccaggtggctcagagccagTGAAGCACCGCTGCCCGCAGCCTGGCTCCCGGCCCTTCGTCTGtggtgactgtggcaagag CTGTGGCAAGCGCTTCAGGCACATGGCTCATCTTAGGCAACACCACCTCACCCACACCAATGAGAAGTCCTTCACCTGCAGagactgcggcaagagcttcaaacacagctccactcTCACCATCCATCGCCGCATCCACACCGGAGAGAagctgttcccctgtgctgagtgcggcaagagcttcaccacgAGCACTCGACTCATCCGGCACCAACTCATCCACAGCGCTGAGAAGCCCTACAGCTGTGccgactgcggcaagagcttcacccaGAAG agcttcagccgCAGGGACACTCTCATTGGtcaccgccgcacccacactGGTGAGAAGTCTTACACCTGTGCTGATTATGGTAAGAGCTACACCCAGACGGTAACCCTCAACAAGCACCGCTGCACCCACaccagagagcagcctgcactgtAG